In Danaus plexippus chromosome 6, MEX_DaPlex, whole genome shotgun sequence, a single window of DNA contains:
- the LOC116777462 gene encoding trypsin, alkaline B-like translates to MAATLILLAGVLSAVAAVPNSERIAGGAITTIATYPSAASISYNRLGFGTFTFTCGGSIVSSRSILTAAFCVHGDQTYRYRVRVGSLTASSNGILHTVDYFTIHPNYNPVTKEHDIALIHVFPHLLFTSNVQLANFPDASYIPMRNQTVMAIGWGQINHGGALSESLRRVQLWLVDNNECRNRYSELEGPNVTSNMICASGYDRSGRGQCLGDNGSPLLDDRLIIGIYSWSHQCGTVRYPSVNTYIPKYANWIRSYY, encoded by the exons ATGGCTGCGACTCTAATACTGTTGGCCGGCGTCCTCTCTGCAGTAGCGG CGGTGCCGAATTCGGAGAGAATTGCTGGCGGTGCAATTACGACAATTGCAACGTATCCTTCTGCTGCCAGCATCTCATACAACAGGCTTGGATTTGGTACTTTCACCTTCACCTGCGGAGGAAGTATAGTCAGCAGCAGATCTATTTTAACAGCAGCGTTTTGTGTGCA CGGGGATCAGACTTATCGATACCGAGTGCGTGTTGGTTCGTTGACAGCAAGTTCTAATGGAATTCTCCATACCGTCGACTATTTCACTATTCATCCGAATTACAATCCCGTGACCAAAGAACATGACATCGCACTAATTCACGTATTCCCCCATCTATTGTTTACATCTAATGTCCAACTGGCAAATTTTCCTGATGCAAGCTATATCCCTATGAGAAATCAGACGGTCATGGCTATTGGATGGGGACAAATcaat caTGGTGGAGCTCTGTCGGAGAGTCTTCGTCGTGTCCAACTGTGGCTTGTTGACAATAACGAGTGCAGAAATCGTTACTCTGAGCTGGAAGGCCCCAATGTCACTTCTAACATGATTTGTGCTTCTGGGTACGATCGGTCTGGAAGGGGGCAATGTCTAGGTGACAATGGCAGCCCCCTTCTTGATGATAGACTCATTATTGGTATATATTCATGGAGCCACCAGTGCGGTACAGTACGTTACCCTAGTGTCAACACCTACATACCAAAATATGCCAACTGGATCAGATCTtactattaa
- the LOC133320875 gene encoding trypsin CFT-1-like isoform X1, producing MRVTVLLFASCLAVAAALPPAVRIAGGSNAAITSYRFAASLLYSRVGVGTFIYGCGGSIITNRVILTAAYCLHNEPVYRWRVRVGSARSSTGGVVHNTLRTVVHPNYNPRTADSDIALLHSMTVFVFNNNVNLVGIASANYNLPDNQPVTAIGWGATSHGGQLSDRLRHVDIWTVNRNVCRTRHSELGYSITDNMLCAGWLDVGGRGACIGDTGSALIHLTGNVQTIVGVYSWSYNCALPRYPSVNTFVPRYTNWILANA from the exons ATGCGTGTTacggttttattatttgcgaGCTGTCTAGCTGTGGCAGcag cacTACCGCCAGCTGTCAGAATCGCCGGTGGATCGAACGCAGCAATAACATCATACAGATTTGCTGCAAGTCTTTTGTATTCTAGAGTTGGCGTTGGTACTTTTATATATGGCTGCGGTGGGTCAATCATTACCAACAGAGTGATTCTGACTGCTGCTTATTGCCTTCA CAATGAACCTGTATATCGTTGGCGTGTTCGTGTTGGTTCAGCCAGGTCCAGCACTGGGGGAGTCGTTCATAATACTCTGAGAACAGTAGTTCATCCAAATTATAATCCACGGACTGCTGACAGTGACATTGCTTTATTGCACTCAATGACAGTTTTCGTTTTCAACAATAACGTTAATTTGGTTGGAATTGCTAGCGCAAATTATAACCTTCCTGACAATCAGCCTGTTACAGCTATTGGATGGGGAGCTACCAGT cACGGTGGTCAACTCTCTGATAGGCTCCGTCATGTTGACATTTGGACAGTCAATAGAAACGTTTGCCGGACGCGTCATTCTGAGTTGGGATACAGCATTACCGACAACATGCTATGTGCTGGTTGGCTGGATGTCGGAGGTCGTGGCGCTTGCATTGGTGATACTGGCAGCGCTCTCATTCACCTTACCGGCAATGTTCAAACTATTGTTGGAGTGTACTCGTGGAGTTACAATTGTGCACTTCCTCGATACCCTAGCGTTAACACATTTGTTCCCAGATATACTAATTGGATTCTAGCCAatgcataa
- the LOC116777455 gene encoding trypsin CFT-1-like produces the protein MRVTVLLFASCLAVAAALPPAVRIAGGSNAAITSYRFAASLLYSRVGVGTFIYGCGGSIITNRVILTAAYCLHNEPVYRWRVRVGSARSSTGGVVHNTLRTVVHPNYNPRTADSDIALLHSMTVFVFNNNVNLVGIASANYNLPDNQPVTAIGWGATSHGGQLSDTLRRVDIWTVNRNVCRTRHSELGYSITDNMLCAGWLDVGGRGACIGDTGSALIHLNRNVQTIVGVYSWSYNCALPRYPSVNTFVPRFTNWIVANAN, from the exons ATGCGTGTTacggttttattatttgcgaGCTGTCTAGCTGTGGCAGcag cacTACCGCCAGCTGTCAGAATCGCCGGTGGATCGAACGCAGCAATAACATCATACAGATTTGCTGCAAGTCTTTTGTATTCTAGAGTTGGCGTTGGTACTTTTATATATGGCTGCGGTGGGTCAATCATTACCAACAGAGTGATTCTGACTGCTGCTTATTGCCTTCA CAATGAACCTGTATATCGTTGGCGTGTTCGTGTTGGTTCAGCCAGGTCCAGCACTGGGGGAGTTGTTCATAATACTCTGAGAACAGTTGTTCATCCAAATTATAATCCCCGGACTGCTGACAGTGACATTGCTTTATTGCACTCAATGACAGTTTTCGTTTTCAACAATAACGTTAATTTGGTTGGAATTGCTAGCGCAAATTATAACCTTCCTGACAATCAGCCTGTTACAGCTATTGGATGGGGAGCTACCAGT CACGGGGGTCAACTCTCTGATACGCTCCGTCGTGTTGACATTTGGACAGTCAATAGAAACGTGTGCCGGACGCGTCATTCTGAGTTGGGATACAGCATTACCGACAACATGCTGTGTGCTGGTTGGCTGGATGTCGGAGGTCGTGGCGCTTGCATTGGTGATACTGGCAGCGCTCTCATTCACCTTAACCGCAATGTACAAACGATCGTTGGAGTGTATTCGTGGAGTTACAATTGTGCACTTCCTCGATACCCTAGCGTCAACACATTTGTTCCTAGATTCACTAACTGGATTGTAGCtaatgcaaattaa
- the LOC133320856 gene encoding trypsin, alkaline B-like, whose translation MAAALILLAGVLSAVAAVPAPERIAGGAITTIASYPYAASIAYNKLGFGNFIFSCGGSIVSSRAILTAAFCVYNDQINRFRVRVGSLTTISAGSVREIDYIASHPNYNPVTNEHDIALVHVYPHLLFSTNIALGSFADGSYIPRYNQSVWAIGWGQMNHGGALSDSLRRVQLWLVDNNDCRNRYYELEGPRVTPNMICAVGFDPSGRGQCLGDNGSPIIDDGLIIGIYSWSHQCATVRYPGVNTYIPKYSDWIKSQY comes from the exons ATGGCTGCGGCTCTAATACTCTTGGCTGGTGTCCTCTCTGCAGTAGCGg cgGTGCCAGCTCCGGAGAGAATCGCTGGTGGTGCAATTACGACGATTGCATCATATCCTTATGCTGCTAGTATCGCGTACAACAAACTTGGATTTGGTAACTTCATTTTCTCCTGTGGAGGATCTATAGTCAGCAGCAGAGCCATTCTCACGGCAGCCTTTTGTGTGTA TAACGACCAGATCAACCGTTTCCGAGTGCGCGTGGGTTCGTTGACAACAATTAGTGCCGGAAGCGTTCGCGAAATCGATTATATCGCTTCTCATCCAAATTACAATCCAGTTACTAATGAGCATGACATCGCGCTAGTTCATGTATACCCACACTTGCTATTCTCTACAAATATCGCATTGGGATCTTTTGCTGATGGTAGCTATATACCTCGTTACAATCAATCTGTTTGGGCTATTGGATGGGGACAGATGAAT catGGTGGAGCTCTATCCGACAGCCTTCGACGTGTTCAACTGTGGTTAGTTGATAATAATGACTGCAGAAATCGTTACTATGAGCTGGAAGGTCCCAGGGTCACTCCTAATATGATTTGTGCTGTTGGTTTTGATCCTTCTGGAAGGGGACAGTGTCTGGGCGATAATGGCAGCCCCATTATTGATGATGGACTCATTATTGGTATATATTCATGGAGTCATCAGTGCGCAACAGTTCGATACCCTGGTGTGAATACTTATATACCTAAATATTCAGATTGGATTAAATCTCAGTactaa